CGAGACCCACGAACACGAAGATCGCGCCGAAGATGATCGCCAGCCAGAACAGCTGCGATGCGTAGATTTCGCCGATTTGGGCGATCTGCGGCATGGCCGACCCCTAAGGAGTGTTCAGTTGGTTAGGCGACGAACAGCAGGATCATCGCCACGACGAACGCCAGCAGGCCGAGAAGCTCGGCGGCGGCGAAGCCGATGAACAGACGGCCCTGCTGGCTGTCGGCGGCGGCCGGGTTGCGCAGCGCGCTCTCGAGGAACGAGCCGAACACGTTGCCGACGCCGAGGGCGGCCATGCCGACGCCGATCGCGGCGAGACCGGCACCGAGAAGCTTGGCGGCATTTGCGTCCATGATGAATTACTCCCTTATCTATTCTGGTTGTTGGCTTAGTGAAGGTTGATCGCGTCGTTGAGGTAGAGCGACGTCAGCAGCGCGAAGACATAGGCCTGGATCGCGGCGACCAGCAGCTCGAGCGCCGAGATGCCAATCATCAGCAGCAGCGACGGCAGGCTGACCACCGGGGCGACCCACATGGCGTCGGCGTTGAGGCCGTTGATGACGAAGCCGGCCAGCACCTTCAGCAGGATGTGCCCGGCGGTCATCGCCACGAACAGTCGCAGGCCGAGGCTGAACGGCCGAACGAGGAAGCTCAGCAGCTCGACCAGGAAGATGAGCGGGATCATCACCAGCGGGGTGCCGTGCGGAACGAACAGGCTGAAGAAATGCAGCTTGTGCTTGGCGAAGCCGACGATCAGCACGATCGAGAAGGAGACGATCGCCAGCACGCCGGTGACGGTCAGGTGGCTGGTGACGGTGAAGGGGTGAACGCCCGGCACGATCCCGAACGGCAGCAGGCCGAGGACGTTGGCGACCAGAATGAACATGAAGAGCGAGAAGACGTAGGGGACGTACTTGCGTCCCGCCGGCCCGATGTTGGTGTCGAGCATGTCGGTGATGAAGCCGGTGACTCCCTCGACCATCACCTGCCAGCGGCCGGGGACGAGCTCACGCTTCATGCCGCCAAGCATGAACGCCCAGATGACGAGCGCGGTCAGCGCCATCCACAGCGCCGAGTTGGTGAAGGCGATCGAGTGGCCCGCAATGCTCCAATCCTGGCCGAACAGGGGTTCGACCTTGAACTGGTGCATCGGATCGATCTTGCCCGACTGAGCCGCCACTTGCCTCTATCCTTACTTGCGCAACGACAATCTGATGATGCTCCAGAAGCCGCCGATCGTGCCCAGCACAACCCCGACCACCAGACCAACGTGCCCCGTCCCGAACCAGCCGTCGAACAGCCAGCCGAGCAGCGCCCCACCGAGCAGACCGCCGAGCAGGTAGGACAGCACGCGCTGCCCGGTCTGCTCGTTCGTGTCGGCCGGCGGTCCCTTGCCGGCCCGCGTTTCTTCCTTCCGCCGCGCCTCGGCCACTCGCTCTTCGAGCCGGTCGAGCCGCGCATCCGGGGGAAGCAACGGGTCCGCCCCGGGCTGTTCATCCACCATGACCCCGACTCCCTCATGTGCGCGGCGGCGCAGCGAAAATCGCGCGTCGATCGCGTAAGGCAAGGAACATGGCGGCCAACCAGCCCGCCAAGGCGCCGCCCCTTTAGCAGGGGGGGCGCACAGGTCAACCGTATGCGCTGGCCGGTGGAGCGAGTGAGGCCTAGGGTGCCGCGATGCTCAGTCTCCTCCTGCTGGCCGCCGCGCCGGTCACCGTCGGATCGAAGGACCAGTTCCTCGCCTTCCATTATGCCTGGTCGGCCGAGGCCGCCGCCATCTCCGCGCTCGACCGTCGCTTCCGGGCCGATTCGGCGCACCAGCGCGCGCGCTATGCGGCGATGGCGCGAACGGATTATGCCGAGCGGCAGAAGAGCCATTTCCCCTGGCCCGCGCCCTACGAGTTCCAGCGCGACTGGCACACCGCCGGCCAGACCCCGCGGCTCCTCTCACTGTCATCGCTGACCTACGTCTTCAGCGGCGGCGCGCACGGCAATTCGGCAACCCTGCCGCTATTGTGGGACCGCCGCCTTGGCCGCGAGGTCAAGATCGACACGCTGCTGCAGCGCAGCGGCTGGTGGGACGGCGCGATCCGCCAGCCCTATTGCATCCTCCTCGACCGCGCCCGCGCCGTCCGCCGCCAGGCCCCGGTCGACAAGACCGACAGCTTCGGCTTCGGCGCCTGTCCGCAACTCAAGGAAGTCACGCTGACCCTCGCCGACGAGAATCGCAACGGCCGGCTCGACCATGTGGTGGTGACCGCCGACCCCTATGTTGCCGGCCCCTATGCCGAGGGGATGTACAAGGTCAGCCTACCGCTGACCGCGGCGATGATTGCGCGGATCAAGCCCGACTATCGCGCCAGCTTCGAGCCTCAGCCACCCGTGCAGTAAGCGGGGACGGGCGCCGGCTGCCCCGGCTCGCGCCGCCGCCACTGGCCGTCGGCGAGCATGTAGGCCTCGCCCACCTCGAGCCGCGCCAGCGTAGTGCAGCCGGCAGTGATGCCGACATCCTGCGGGCTCAACCGGTGCAGCCCGGCGAAGCGGGTGTAGATCGCCCGGCGGCGAATATTGACCGCCTCGGTCTGGACCCGCGCGGCGTTGCTGTCGGGCTCGCGGACATAGCCCAGATAGCCGTCGTAGCGCTCGCCGATCACCCCGGCCGACTTGACGGCGAGCAGCGCCGTCGGCCCGCTCTGCGCCAGTGCCGGACCCGCCGCGACCAGCAGGCCGGCCGCCGCCAGCAGCAGCGTCCGCCTCACTGGCGCGGCGCCGGCGGCGTGGTGGTGGTCGTGCCCGGTTGCCGCGGGAAGGCCTCGGGATTCTGGTTGATCAGCGTCTCGACGTCCTTCTGCATCCGCACCACCACTTCCTGGCGGATGGCGA
The Sphingomonas ginsengisoli An et al. 2013 genome window above contains:
- a CDS encoding AtpZ/AtpI family protein, producing the protein MPYAIDARFSLRRRAHEGVGVMVDEQPGADPLLPPDARLDRLEERVAEARRKEETRAGKGPPADTNEQTGQRVLSYLLGGLLGGALLGWLFDGWFGTGHVGLVVGVVLGTIGGFWSIIRLSLRK
- a CDS encoding DUF4163 domain-containing protein; this translates as MLSLLLLAAAPVTVGSKDQFLAFHYAWSAEAAAISALDRRFRADSAHQRARYAAMARTDYAERQKSHFPWPAPYEFQRDWHTAGQTPRLLSLSSLTYVFSGGAHGNSATLPLLWDRRLGREVKIDTLLQRSGWWDGAIRQPYCILLDRARAVRRQAPVDKTDSFGFGACPQLKEVTLTLADENRNGRLDHVVVTADPYVAGPYAEGMYKVSLPLTAAMIARIKPDYRASFEPQPPVQ
- a CDS encoding YdbL family protein, translated to MRRTLLLAAAGLLVAAGPALAQSGPTALLAVKSAGVIGERYDGYLGYVREPDSNAARVQTEAVNIRRRAIYTRFAGLHRLSPQDVGITAGCTTLARLEVGEAYMLADGQWRRREPGQPAPVPAYCTGG
- a CDS encoding F0F1 ATP synthase subunit A, with amino-acid sequence MAAQSGKIDPMHQFKVEPLFGQDWSIAGHSIAFTNSALWMALTALVIWAFMLGGMKRELVPGRWQVMVEGVTGFITDMLDTNIGPAGRKYVPYVFSLFMFILVANVLGLLPFGIVPGVHPFTVTSHLTVTGVLAIVSFSIVLIVGFAKHKLHFFSLFVPHGTPLVMIPLIFLVELLSFLVRPFSLGLRLFVAMTAGHILLKVLAGFVINGLNADAMWVAPVVSLPSLLLMIGISALELLVAAIQAYVFALLTSLYLNDAINLH
- a CDS encoding YnbE family lipoprotein gives rise to the protein MIPRKPLLLAAALPAALSGCISVKTPDKPIEINLNVAIRQEVVVRMQKDVETLINQNPEAFPRQPGTTTTTPPAPRQ
- a CDS encoding F0F1 ATP synthase subunit C, whose product is MDANAAKLLGAGLAAIGVGMAALGVGNVFGSFLESALRNPAAADSQQGRLFIGFAAAELLGLLAFVVAMILLFVA